The following proteins are encoded in a genomic region of Candidatus Woesearchaeota archaeon:
- a CDS encoding NUDIX domain-containing protein produces the protein MEEYNFQYCQKIIVLSKDKNSVLLCKRKGEADYDGVFSFIGGKMENTDLSIIEGLKREKDEEVGLDFQVLLYPTFSLNLLFRKKDGNSMILPHYLAIYEKGNIDLNEEYSEYQWIEIDKLNEFEPKISNIPETVNELLRLEKIAKEKEFILI, from the coding sequence ATGGAAGAATATAATTTTCAATATTGTCAAAAGATTATTGTGTTATCGAAAGATAAGAATAGTGTGCTTCTTTGTAAAAGAAAAGGAGAAGCAGATTATGATGGAGTTTTTTCATTTATTGGAGGGAAGATGGAAAATACTGATTTATCTATTATTGAGGGTTTGAAAAGAGAGAAAGATGAAGAAGTTGGATTAGATTTTCAAGTATTACTTTATCCTACATTTAGTTTAAATTTATTGTTTAGAAAGAAAGATGGAAATTCTATGATATTACCTCATTATTTGGCAATTTATGAGAAAGGAAATATAGATTTAAATGAAGAATACTCAGAGTATCAATGGATTGAAATTGATAAATTAAATGAGTTTGAACCTAAGATTTCTAATATTCCTGAAACAGTAAATGAACTTTTAAGATTAGAAAAAATTGCAAAAGAAAAAGAATTTATATTAATTTAA
- a CDS encoding HAD-IA family hydrolase, translated as MKTIIFDFDGVIHNTFDLAYGLHKQFHPKSSKEIYRSYFEGNLFEKIDKKFDQQAHDKFRELEYEAFKELKLEREIRDELEKLSKNYDLYIISSNSIKNLNLYFENNNFTNIFKEILAAEAHKSKVEKFKMLFKKYNLDSNSCIFVTDTLGDVLEANNVGVKSIAVDFGFHEKERLEKGNPFKIVSNFKEIRKEIESM; from the coding sequence ATGAAAACAATTATATTTGATTTTGATGGAGTTATTCACAATACATTTGATTTAGCTTATGGATTACATAAACAATTTCATCCTAAAAGTTCAAAGGAAATTTATCGCTCTTATTTTGAAGGTAATTTATTTGAAAAAATTGATAAGAAATTTGATCAACAAGCACACGATAAATTTAGAGAATTAGAATATGAAGCATTTAAAGAATTAAAGTTAGAAAGAGAGATTAGAGATGAACTTGAGAAATTAAGTAAAAATTATGATTTATATATTATTAGTTCAAATTCCATTAAAAATTTGAATTTATATTTTGAAAATAATAATTTCACTAATATTTTTAAAGAAATTTTAGCAGCAGAGGCTCATAAATCTAAGGTTGAAAAATTTAAAATGCTATTTAAAAAATATAATTTAGATTCGAACTCATGTATATTTGTAACGGATACTTTAGGAGATGTTTTAGAAGCAAATAATGTAGGAGTCAAATCAATTGCAGTTGATTTCGGATTTCATGAAAAAGAAAGATTAGAGAAAGGAAATCCATTTAAAATTGTTTCAAATTTTAAAGAGATAAGAAAAGAGATTGAAAGTATGTGA
- a CDS encoding ribonuclease H family protein, with the protein MKKKKNNFYAYYLVESRQSAIVETWDECQQNTKRQNARYKGFETKDQANEWLNQGAEYEIKPKIKKVYKPLQEGIYFDAGTGRGDGVEVRLTNKNKDPLLNQILNKDKINKHDNYNLGKLVTNNYGELVGLYLALKLANKLNIKHIFGDSKLVIDYWSKGFSKIEDKKTIDLIKKVKILRKEFETEGGHLEHISGDINPADLGFHK; encoded by the coding sequence ATGAAAAAAAAGAAGAACAATTTCTATGCGTATTACTTAGTTGAATCTAGACAAAGTGCAATAGTTGAAACATGGGATGAGTGTCAACAAAATACAAAACGCCAAAATGCAAGATACAAAGGATTTGAAACAAAAGACCAAGCAAATGAGTGGCTAAATCAAGGAGCAGAATATGAAATCAAACCTAAAATAAAAAAAGTTTACAAACCACTTCAAGAAGGAATATACTTTGATGCAGGAACTGGAAGAGGAGATGGAGTTGAAGTTAGACTTACAAACAAAAACAAAGACCCATTACTAAACCAAATATTAAATAAAGACAAAATCAACAAGCACGACAACTACAACTTAGGAAAACTAGTAACAAATAACTATGGAGAATTAGTAGGACTATACCTTGCTCTAAAACTAGCAAATAAACTAAATATAAAACATATATTTGGAGATAGCAAATTAGTTATAGATTACTGGTCTAAAGGCTTTTCAAAAATAGAAGATAAAAAAACAATCGACTTAATTAAAAAAGTAAAAATCCTAAGAAAAGAGTTTGAAACAGAAGGTGGTCATTTAGAACATATTAGTGGAGATATAAATCCTGCAGATTTAGGATTTCATAAATGA